Proteins encoded by one window of Amaranthus tricolor cultivar Red isolate AtriRed21 chromosome 4, ASM2621246v1, whole genome shotgun sequence:
- the LOC130809618 gene encoding wax ester synthase/diacylglycerol acyltransferase 11-like, which yields MEDVIRRRKKGVIKPVKINRGIMEIEGERVEDEPLSPSSAMFHKPNFNVHILAIMGCKTHVDLQLCKEKAPLTLLKHPRFSSIVVGDPSKGEELKWVRTEVDLDKHIIVPEIDTNKIESPEKYVEDYMYNLSKTTLDKSRPLWDIHVLHLPLSEDVKALGIFRIHHSLGDGSSLMSLLLALTRQTSNPEALPTIPLQKIHENDDNNDDNDTRKINFMGLIWRWILAFWWMVQLSWNTLMDVFMFLATALFLKDDNTLLKGGGPNSPRRVVYKIVSLDDMKLVKNAISGTINDVALGITQAGLTRYLCRKFENDAKNCEDGARSRKAKRPPKHIRLRSVLLINIRPSGGIEALADLMEKDAEAKWGNSLGYVLLPFNIGWRDDPLDYIREAKRTVDRKKLSLEALYTFFIADIVQKLFGKKMANAISDRINAHTTIAFSNLVGPMEEISFYGHPLAFLAPSSYGQPCPVMVNFQSYTNKMTIVLAVDEQAVPDPHQLCEDIADSLKLVKDAVIAKGLSKDHVATNGLESRKEQ from the exons atggaaGATGTGATTAGAAGGAGAAAGAAAGGGGTGATAAAACCCGTAAAGATAAATAGAGGAATAATGGAAATTGAAGGAGAAAGAGTAGAAGACGAACCACTAAGTCCATCATCAGCAATGTTTCATAAGCCTAATTTTAATGTACATATTTTGGCAATTATGGGTTGTAAAACTCATGTTGATCTTCAACTTTGCAAGGAAAAAGCTCCTCTTACTCTCCTTAAGCATCCTCGTTTCTCTAGTATTGTG gTAGGAGATCCAAGCAAAGGAGAAGAATTGAAATGGGTTAGAACAGAAGTGGACTTAGACAAACACATTATAGTGCCAGAAATAGACACTAACAAAATAGAGTCACCAGAAAAGTATGTTGAAGACTACATGTACAACCTTAGCAAAACAACCTTAGACAAATCTAGGCCACTTTGGGACATCCATGTACTCCATCTGCCCCTCTCCGAAGACGTCAAAGCCCTCGGAATTTTTCGAATTCATCATTCGCTTGGTGATGGCTCGTCGCTAATGTCGCTTCTGTTAGCCCTAACACGACAAACCTCTAATCCCGAGGCCTTACCTACAATTCCCCTTCAAAAAATTCACgaaaatgatgataataatgatgataatgatactcgtaaaattaattttatgggCTTAATTTGGAGATGGATTTTGGCCTTTTGGTGGATGGTACAATTGTCATGGAACACATTGATggatgtttttatgtttttagcaACTGCCCTATTTTTAAAGGATGATAATACTCTTCTTAAGGGTGGTGGACCTAATTCTCCTAGGCGTGTTGTGTACAAGATTGTTAGTCTTGATGACATGAAATTGGTGAAGAATGCAATTTCGGGT ACCATCAACGATGTTGCACTTGGAATCACACAAGCTGGTTTGACGCGATATCTTTGTAGGAAATTTG AAAATGATGCAAAGAATTGTGAAGACGGTGCAAGATCAAGAAAAGCGAAAAGGCCCCCAAAGCATATTCGTTTGAGATCAGTTCTTCTAATCAACATACGACCATCTGGAGGAATTGAG GCTTTAGCAGATCTAATGGAGAAAGACGCAGAAGCAAAATGGGGAAATTCATTAGGTTATGTACTCCTTCCATTTAACATTGGATGGCGAGATGATCCATTGGATTACATTCGAGAAGCCAAGAGAACCGTTGATAGAAAAAAACTTTCCCTAGAAGCCTTATACACATTTTTCATTGCTGATATTGTCCAGAAATTGTTTGGTAAAAAG ATGGCAAACGCGATTTCTGATAGAATCAACGCCCATACAACAATCGCCTTCTCAAACTTAGTTGGACCAATGGAAGAGATTAGCTTCTATGGTCATCCCTTGGCTTTTCTTGCTCCATCATCTTATGGCCAACCATGT CCGGTGATGGTAAACTTCCAAAGTTATACCAACAAGATGACAATAGTTCTAGCTGTTGATGAACAAGCTGTTCCTGATCCTCATCAATTGTGTGAAGATATTGCTGATTCTCTCAAATTAGTTAAGGATGCTGTAATAGCAAAAGGTCTTTCTAAGGATCATGTTGCAACAAATGGACTTGAATCAAGGAAAGAGCAATGA
- the LOC130809616 gene encoding wax ester synthase/diacylglycerol acyltransferase 11-like yields MEYVIRRRKKNGIMKNALMPKLEINSNRGLIIEEEIEERIELLSPSSVAFHKPDFNVHVLAILGFKTSVSVDLIKAKFPSTLLKHPRFSSVVVGDPDKNEELRWERTQVNLEQHIIVPNINLENIKSPQNYVENYLHNLSKSSLDKSRPLWEIHILNIPQSDDVKGIAIFRIHHSLGDGTSLVSLLLALTRKTSDPTALPTIPGAKMDHNVSNKSIKGFVFAMFVTLWSILRLFWNTTMDIFLFIATAWFLKDTSPLKSDPRGPNAPRRVVFKCFSLDDMKFVKNAVGGTINDVALGITQAGLSRYFSRIYANNEENHGVDKTKIKKFLKNIRLRSILLINIRPSGGIQALADMMEKDAEVKWGNALGYVLLPFKLGLHDDPLNYVREAKTTVDKKKHSLEAIYTFFMAEIVMKFFGSKVASGISDNINAHTTIAFSNLAGPLEEIGFYGLPLSFLAPSSYGQPHPVMINFQSYSNKMTIVLAVDEHAVPDPHQLCDDIVDSLKLVKDAVIKQGCLPKDNSMPTN; encoded by the exons ATGGAGTATGTAATTaggaggagaaaaaaaaatggaataatGAAAAATGCGTTAATGCCAAAATTAGAGATAAATAGTAATAGAGGATTAATTATAGAAGAGGAAATTGAAGAAAGGATAGAATTATTAAGTCCATCTTCAGTTGCATTTCATAAGCCAGATTTTAACGTGcatgttttggctattttgggttTCAAGACTTCTGTGAGTGTTGATCTTATAAAGGCCAAATTTCCAAGTACTCTTCTGAAGCACCCTCGTTTTTCTAGTGTTGTG GTAGGTGATCCGGACAAAAACGAAGAACTAAGATGGGAAAGAACACAAGTGAACCTAGAGCAACACATCATAGTTCCAAACATAAACCTAGAAAACATAAAATCACCCCAAAATTATGTTGAAAACTATTTACACAACCTAAGCAAATCAAGCCTAGACAAGTCAAGACCACTTTGGGAGATTCATATCCTTAACATTCCCCAATCGGATGATGTTAAGGGCATTGCAATATTTCGTATACATCACTCACTTGGTGATGGTACGTCCTTAGTCTCTCTACTCTTAGCCCTTACACGTAAAACATCCGACCCTACAGCCCTGCCTACGATTCCAGGTGCAAAAATGGATCATAACGTGAGCAACAAAAGTATAAAGGGGTTCGTTTTTGCAATGTTTGTGACATTATGGTCCATTTTAAGGTTGTTTTGGAACACTACTATGGacatatttctatttatagcaactGCTTGGTTTTTGAAGGATACTTCTCCTCTTAAAAGTGATCCAAGAGGACCCAATGCCCCTAGACGTGTTGTGTTCAAGTGTTTTAGCCTTGATGATATGAAGTTTGTGAAGAATGCTGTTGGTGGT ACCATCAATGATGTCGCACTTGGAATCACACAAGCTGGTTTATCTCGGTATTTTAGCAGGATTTATG CTAATAATGAGGAAAATCATGGAGTtgataaaacaaaaatcaaaaagtttCTTAAGAACATTCGCCTTAGATCAATTCTTCTCATCAATATACGACCTTCAGGAGGAATTCAG GCATTAGCTGATATGATGGAGAAAGATGCAGAAGTAAAATGGGGAAATGCATTAGGTTATgttcttcttccatttaagCTTGGATTGCATGATGATCCTCTTAATTACGTCCGAGAAGCAAAGACCACCGTTGATAAAAAGAAGCATTCTTTAGAGGCCATTTACACTTTTTTCATGGCCGAAATTGTCATGAAATTTTTTGGATCTAAG GTTGCAAGTGGAATATCCGATAACATCAATGCCCATACAACAATAGCCTTCTCGAATTTAGCAGGACCTTTGGAAGAGATAGGCTTCTATGGGCTTCCACTCAGCTTTCTTGCCCCTTCTTCTTATGGTCAACCACAT CCGGTGATGATAAACTTCCAAAGTTACAGCAATAAGATGACAATAGTTCTGGCAGTTGATGAACACGCAGTGCCTGATCCACATCAGTTGTGTGATGACATTGTTGACTCTCTCAAATTAGTCAAGGATGCTGTTATTAAACAAGGTTGTCTACCAAAAGACAATTCGATGCCAACTAATTGA
- the LOC130809617 gene encoding cytochrome b561 and DOMON domain-containing protein At3g61750, whose product MTNSRSRNLVSTIPILWVLFVVTIILLGQKNGVRVCGEDKGVSDPNGGVEEGRSQFCSLDLASFLPPPYGNLSYSTCHPVWETFVLRYYQSKDHTVTIVLSALYTTGWVGIGFSKDGLMVGGSAMVGWISKSGHAKIKQYYLKGRKSHEVIPEQGDLNLTNIPPVVVLDGANLYLGFQLQFSAPLQQQPTLLAYGSKIPLNHKLTVHDDKTTIHIDYLRGSAAVSETGSFDKMKRSHGLLGIFGWGLILPCGALIARFLKHKEPLWYYMHTAIQFVGFIIILAGVVVGQALYNHVHADVAAHRGIGYFALSLSIVQVMAFFVRPGKESKIRRLWAAYHRWFGVITLFFGALNIMLGMQVGGVDSSWKIGYGFILGSVIVTTVILQVLSMLRSSEKPTQPSTYQMS is encoded by the exons ATGACTAATTCGAGATCTCGAAATCTTGTATCGACGATtccaattttatgggttttatttgTAGTTACAATAATTCTATTAGGGCAAAAGAATGGCGTTCGAGTTTGTGGAGAAGATAAGGGTGTTAGCGACCCGAATGGAGGTGTTGAGGAAGGAAGATCACAGTTTTGCAGCCTGGATTTAGCAAGTTTTCTTCCCCCTCCTTATGGGAACTTGTCTTATAGCACTTGTCATCCTGTTTGGGAAACTTTTGTTTTGAGG TATTACCAGAGCAAAGATCATACAGTAACAATCGTATTATCAGCACTATACACAACAGGATGGGTGGGCATAGGCTTCTCGAAAGACGGGTTAATGGTGGGCGGAAGCGCCATGGTAGGGTGGATAAGCAAATCCGGTCATGCAAAAATCAAACAGTATTACCTGAAAGGCCGCAAATCTCACGAGGTTATTCCCGAACAAGGGGATCTTAATCTAACAAACATCCCCCCTGTTGTGGTACTTGATGGGGCTAACCTTTACTTGGGTTTTCAGCTTCAGTTTAGTGCTCCTCTGCAACAGCAGCCCACTCTGCTAGCTTATGGAAGCAAGATTCCTCTCAATCACAAACTCACTGTGCATGACGATAAAACCACTATACATATCGATTATTTGAGAG GTTCGGCTGCAGTAAGTGAAACAGGAAGTTTTGATAAGATGAAAAGAAGCCATGGACTGTTGGGTATATTTGGGTGGGGACTTATTCTTCCTTGTGGGGCACTAATTGCCAGATTTCTGAAGCATAAAGAACCTCTGTGGTATTATATGCACACAGCTATTCAGTTTGTAGGGTTTATAATCATACTGGCAGGAGTAGTGGTTGGTCAAGCACTTTATAATCATGTACATGCAGATGTTGCTGCTCACAGAGGCATTGGATATTTTGCTCTCAGTCTCAGCATTGTTCAG GTAATGGCATTCTTTGTAAGGCCGGGTAAGGAGTCGAAGATACGCAGGCTTTGGGCAGCATACCATCGTTGGTTCGGAGTGATTACGCTCTTCTTTGGAGCACTAAATATCATGCTCGGAATGCAAGTAGGGGGTGTTGATTCTTCATGGAAGATAGGATATGGATTTATACTAGGTAGCGTTATTGTTACAACAGTTATTCTACAAGTTTTGTCTATGCTAAGAAGTTCAGAGAAGCCAACTCAACCTTCTACTTACCAAATGAGTTAA
- the LOC130809615 gene encoding protein REDUCED CHLOROPLAST COVERAGE 1 has product MAPKNGRGKGKGDKKKKEEKILPVVMDITVNLPDETSVILKGISTDRIIDVRKLLSVHTMTCHITNFSLSHEVRGPRLKDTVDVAALKPCILTLAEEAYDKESAAAHVRRLLDIVACTTSFGPSASSKEGGKNEDAKSARSAQDKSSSSAAATKKAGNKLNGGKQAPATEESAGKPASKDDISMMIDGEGETNNSCPKLGSFYEFFSLPNPSPLQFIRRASKEADDQILKDDHLFFIDVKLCNGKLVLVEACKRGFISIGKHRILGHNLVDLIRQLSRAFDNAYDELMKAFSERNKFGNLPYGFRANTWLIPPSAAQSISTFPSLPVEDETWGGNGGGWGRDGKSDLIPWSNEFRFVASMPCKTPEERQIRDRKAFLIHSLFVDVAIFRAISTLRHVMQKTSDSQTVVNDDDVIHSEQVGDLHITIMKDVSLASCKLDTKIDGLRATGLDQKALTEKNLLKGITADENTAAHDISSLGSVNLRYAGYIVTVRVKVKEDAPVDSLSPSIEYFDQPEGGANTLNINSLRLLLHKGAVTDNHKWVAQSEQSENQKLSTNQAFLGKLFEDSLAKIQEEQKKQDNFVRWELGACWIQHLQDQKNSEKDKKLSAQKGKNEMKVEGLGTPLKSLRNKKSEGTALVNSDKLSTNSSNAESASSFTEAQCITSSSEGELALNKILSDAAFTRLKESDTGLHQKSLQELIDLSQKYYDEVALPKLVADFGSLELSPVDGRTLTDFMHTRGLRMRSLGRVVKLSEKLSHVQSLCIHEMIVRAYKHILRAVIASVGTDDAAATVASALNLMLGIPENDNSDKLFNVDSLVWRWLEVFLMKRYDWDINGFNFKDLRKFAILRGLCQKVGLELVPRDYDMNSPNPFRKTDIVSLIPVHKQAACSSADGRQLLESSKTALDKGKLEDAVNYGTKALAKLVAVCGPYHRMTAGAYSLLAVVLYHTGDFNQATIYQQKALDINERELGLDHPDTMKSYGDLAVFYYRLQHTELALKYVKRAMYLLHLTCGPSHPNTAATYINVAMMEEGLGNVHVALRYLHKALKCNQRLLGPDHIQTAASYHAIAIALSLMEAYPLSVQHEQTTLQILQAKLGPDDLRTQDANAWLEYFESKAFEQQEAARNGTRKPDASIASKGHLSVSDLLDYINPSPDTKGRSAMSVKRKSYFVKVQEKANQVFSKSSTDGSPKGPNLIVSDGDIEPEGIIGESESDIKSDASKLVGRNVEPVKPVVPVPVPETEKVKQPVIPSKVSSEALIEAEDGWQPVQRPRSAGGHGRRVRQRRATIGKVYGYQKKEVIETDTAKQNNSHQNTNYYVLKKRSLSPASFSDQHIAKNGHQVSKFGRRIVKAVTYRVKSVPSSAKVEPSEVSSRETESGKNPEKPTIVRLGKSPSYKDVALAPPGTISQLQANVPQNDSSNDAEVAVEKSEDAVCNHLRENVTSEKEDVKVVNVKEINECSLSDSKESSSPGHEVKVEKLSDDVATNVDTSGMVPSIVDKAESDTIDIHEVVPENEPINNSTTNSISSSKEVKFEMDISCSTQIEHASPLQGEEHLEDKPMITNLSDARDFPSKKLSASAVPFNPSPIIPRSAPMPLNMNLPSGPGAVPAVGPWPMNMALHPGPATVMPAVNPLCSSPHHAYPSPPPTPNIIPPVPFMYPPYSQAQPVPLNSFPPNGNHFRRSHYVWQCNMNPPTPEFIPTTIWPGCRPVEFSVIPPVTEPICEPNLEQRVQSPISEGSQGLVPLLPDDISSGEETKKVVLPLPEVVHDSAWIGLENEKPNEGRTCEDNIGTTPVYSDALKEKSGDNVEVTRLSHHVEDDERTFSILIRGKRNRKQTLRVPISLLRRPHCSQSFKVAYSRVLRDSEISRPLTSCETNLAT; this is encoded by the exons ATGGCACCCAAGAATGGaagaggaaaaggaaagggagacaagaagaagaaagaagaaaaaa TTCTTCCAGTTGTTATGGATATCACAGTGAATCTTCCTGAtgaaactagtgtaattttgaag GGAATATCCACAGATAGAATCATCGATGTTCGCAAACTTCTCTCCGTGCATACAATGACATGCCATATTACCAATTTTTCCTTATCTCACGAG GTCAGGGGCCCACGTCTAAAAGACACGGTGGATGTTGCAGCTCTAAAACCTTGCATTCTTACGTTAGCTGAAG AGGCGTACGATAAGGAAAGTGCAGCCGCGCATGTTAGAAGATTGTTGGACATTGTAGCATGCACAACGAGCTTTGGGCCATCTGCGAGCAGTAAAGAGGGAGGCAAAAATGAAGATGCTAAAAGTGCGCGTAGTGCGCAGGATAAGAGTTCGTCGTCGGCGGCGGCAACGAAGAAGGCTGGAAATAAGTTGAATGGCGGAAAACAAGCGCCAGCGACGGAAGAATCCGCCGGAAAACCGGCGTCGAAAGATGATatttcaatgatgattgacGGAGAAGGAGAAACGAACAATTCATGCCCTAAACTTGGGAGTTTTTACGAGTTTTTCTCTCTCCCTAATCCCTCTCCTCTTCAAT TTATTCGGAGAGCTTCAAAGGAGGCTGATGATCAGATTTTAAAGGATGATCATCTATTTTTCATTGAT GTTAAGCTGTGCAATGGAAAGCTGGTTCTTGTTGAGGCATGCAAGCGAGGTTTTATCAGTATTGGGAAGCACCGAATTCTCGGTCACAATCTTGTTGATTTGATAAGACAACTTAGTAGAGCTTTCGATAAT GCTTATGATGAGCTTATGAAAGCCTTCTCAGAGCGTAACAAG TTTGGTAATCTTCCATATGGCTTCAGAGCCAATACATGGCTAATTCCTCCATCTGCAGCACAGTCAATTTCGACATTTCCCTCTCTTCCTGTAGAGGACGAAACTTGGGGTGGCAATGGCGGGGGCTGGGGAAGAGATGGAAAAAGTGATCTGATACCATGGTCAAATGAATTCCGTTTTGTTGCGTCAATGCCGTGCAAAACTCCAGAGGAGAGACAAATACGGGATAGAAAAGCTTTTCTTATTCATAGCTTATTTGTAGATGTAGCAATATTTAGGGCAATTTCTACCTTGCGACATGTTATGCAAAAAACGAGTGATTCTCAAACAGTtgtaaatgatgatgatgtaattCATTCTGAGCAAGTTGGTGATTTACATATCACTATCATGAAGGATGTTTCTCTTGCAAGCTGTAAGTTGGACACTAAAATTGACGGGCTTCGGGCCACTGGTTTGGATCAGAAGGCTCTAACAGAGAAGAACTTGCTTAAAGGGATAACAGCAGATGAGAATACTGCTGCCCAT GATATTAGCAGTTTAGGCTCTGTAAATCTCAGGTACGCTGGTTACATTGTCACAGTGAGGGTTAAGGTCAAAGAGGATGCACCTGTGGATTCATTGTCACCTAGCATAGAATATTTTGATCAGCCTGAAGGTGGTGCCAATACTCTCAATATTAACAG TTTAAGACTGTTGCTACATAAAGGAGCAGTCACAGACAATCACAAATGGGTAGCTCAATCTGAGCAGTCAGAGAATCAAAAACTTAGCACCAATCAAGCTTTTCTGGGGAAATTATTTGAAGATAGTCTTGCTAAGATTCAGGAAGAGCAAAAGAAGCAAGATAATTTCGTTAGATGGGAGCTAGGAGCATGTTGGATTCAACATCTTCAAGaccaaaaaaattcagaaaaggACAAGAAACTCTCTGCTCAAAAAGGTAAGAATGAGATGAAGGTTGAAGGGCTGGGAACACCCCTCAAATCACTCCGCAACAAGAAATCAGAAGGAACTGCTCTGGTGAATTCTGATAAATTGTCCACAAATTCAAGCAATGCTGAATCCGCTTCATCATTTACTGAAGCACAGTGTATAACCAGTTCAAGTGAGGGTGAGCTTGCACTAAACAAGATCTTGTCGGATGCAGCTTTCACTCGTTTAAAAGAATCAGATACAGGATTACACCAAAAG TCATTGCAAGAACTTATTGATTTGTCTCAGAAATACTATGATGAAGTTGCTCTTCCTAAGCTG GTTGCAGATTTTGGCTCGTTAGAACTTTCACCAGTTGATGGAAGAACACTGACTGATTTTATGCATACACGAGGTCTTAGGATGCGTTCTCTTGGACGTGTT GTAAAGCTGTCAGAGAAGCTGTCTCACGTTCAGTCTCTTTGTATCCATGAGATGATTGTTCGAGCTTATAAGCACATTCTTCGGGCAGTGATTGCTTCTGTTGGTACTGATGATGCGGCTGCGACGGTGGCTTCAGCATTAAATTTAATGCTGGGGATACCCGAAAATGATAATTCAGATAAACTGTTTAATGTTGATTCTCTGGTATGGAGATGGTTGGAGGTATTCCTGATGAAGCGGTATGATTGGGATATCAATGGTTTTAACTTCAAGGACTTGAGAAAATTTGCCATTCTCCGGGGACTTTGTCAAAAG GTGGGTCTCGAATTAGTTCCAAGGGATTATGATATGAATTCTCCCAATCCTTTCCGTAAAACAGATATTGTCAGCTTGATACCTGTCCACAAG CAAGCAGCTTGCTCATCTGCTGATGGTAGGCAGCTTTTGGAGTCATCAAAGACAGCTCTAGATAAAGGAAAGCTTGAAGATGCTGTTAACTATGGGACAAAG GCTCTAGCAAAGCTAGTAGCAGTTTGTGGTCCTTATCATCGGATGACTGCCGGAGCTTATAGTCTTCTTGCTGTGGTCTTGTACCATACCGGAGACTTTAACCAG GCGACAATCTACCAACAAAAAGCCTTGGACATTAATGAAAGGGAACTGGGACTCGATCATCCTGACACAATGAAAAGCTATGGAGATCTAGCTGTTTTCTATTACCGGCTTCAGCATACTGAGCTGGCTCTAAA GTATGTAAAGCGAGCAATGTATCTGTTACATCTTACATGTGGTCCATCTCATCCAAATACTGCTGCCACTTACATCAATGTGGCTATGATGGAGGAAGGCCTCGGGAACGTGCATGTTGCCCTTCGATACCTTCATAAGGCTCTAAAATGTAACCAGAGGTTATTAGGACCGGACCACATTCag ACAGCAGCTAGTTATCATGCCATTGCTATTGCACTTTCTTTGATGGAAGCATATCCTTTAAGCGTTCAACATGAACAAACAACATTGCAAATTCTTCAGGCTAAGCTCGGACCTGATGATTTACGCACACAG GATGCTAATGCTTGGCTCGAGTATTTTGAATCCAAGGCTTTTGAGCAGCAAGAAGCTGCTAGAAATGGGACTCGGAAACCTGATGCATCCATAGCAAGTAAAGGCCATCTAAG TGTTTCAGACCTGCTTGACTACATAAATCCGAGTCCTGATACAAAAGGGAGAAGTGCTATGTCAGTCAAGAGAAAAAGCTACTTTGTGAAG GTCCAAGAGAAAGCAAATCAGGTTTTCAGCAAATCCAGCACTGATGGTTCTCCAAAAGGGCCAAATCTCATAGTTTCAGATGGTGATATTGAACCTGAAGGCATAATTGGTGAATCTGAGTCTGATATTAAATCTGATGCATCAAAACTGGTTGGTAGAAATGTAGAACCTGTTAAGCCTGTTGTCCCTGTCCCTGTTCCTGAAACTGAAAAAGTCAAGCAGCCTGTCATCCCCAGCAAAGTTTCATCTGAAGCCCTTATTGAAGCTGAAGATGGTTGGCAGCCTGTCCAAAGGCCAAGATCTGCTGGTGGACATGGTCGTCGAGTAAGACAGCGGCGTGCTACAATTGGCAAAGTATACGGCTATCAGAAGAAAGAAGTAATTGAAACTGACACGGCCAAACAAAATAATTCTCACCAAAATACCAACTACTATGTGTTGAAGAAACGTTCATTGTCACCTGCTAGTTTTTCAGATCAGCACATTGCTAAAAATGGCCATCAAGTCAGTAAATTTGGACGAAGAATTGTCAAAGCTGTTACATACAGAGTTAAGTCTGTCCCTTCCTCTGCCAAAGTTGAACCAAGTGAGGTCTCTAGTAGAGAAACTGAATCCGGAAAAAATCCTGAGAAACCCACAATAGTTAGGTTGGGAAAATCTCCTTCATACAAGGATGTTGCACTTGCACCACCAGGGACCATCTCTCAATTGCAAGCTAATGTTCCCCAAAATGATAGTTCAAATGACGCTGAGGTTGCTGTAGAGAAAAGTGAAGATGCTGTTTGTAATCATTTGAGAGAAAATGTTACATCTGAAAAGGAAGATGTCAAGGTGGTCAATGTCAAAGAGATTAACGAGTGTTCTTTGTCGGATTCCAAGGAATCGTCATCACCAGGTCACGAGGTTAAGGTCGAAAAATTATCCGATGATGTTGCAACAAATGTTGATACTTCTGGAATGGTTCCTTCGATTGTTGACAAGGCTGAGAGTGATACAATTGACATCCATGAAGTGGTTCCTGAGAACGAGCCCATAAataattcaacaacaaattcaatAAGTTCTTCGAAAGAGGTCAAGTTTGAGATGGACATTTCTTGCAGCACTCAAATAGAGCATGCATCTCCATTGCAAGGAGAGGAGCATTTGGAAGACAAACCAATGATTACAAATTTGAGTGATGCAAGAGATTTTCCAAGCAAAAAGCTGTCAGCTTCTGCTGTACCATTCAACCCATCACCAATCATTCCACGCTCAGCTCCAATGCCTTTAAACATGAATCTTCCTTCTGGTCCAGGTGCTGTTCCAGCTGTAGGCCCCTGGCCAATGAACATGGCCCTTCACCCTGGGCCTGCTACAGTAATGCCAGCTGTCAATCCTTTGTGCTCCTCACCTCACCATGCCTACCCATCTCCTCCACCTACACCAAATATTATACCACCAGTGCCTTTTATGTATCCTCCTTATAGTCAGGCTCAGCCTGTGCCACTCAATAGTTTTCCTCCAAATGGAAATCATTTTCGTCGCAGTCATTATGTGTGGCAATGCAACATGAACCCCCCTACACCAGAATTTATCCCCACAACTATTTGGCCTGGTTGCCGTCCAGTTGAATTCTCTGTAATTCCACCTGTGACTGAACCAATTTGTGAACCTAATTTAGAGCAACGGGTACAATCTCCAATCTCTGAGGGAAGCCAAGGCTTGGTCCCTCTTCTGCCTGATGATATAAGTAGCGGGGAGGAGACAAAGAAAGTGGTGCTTCCCCTTCCTGAAGTGGTACATGATTCGGCTTGGATTGGGTTGGAGAATGAGAAACCAAACGAGGGCCGTACTTGCGAGGATAATATTGGGACTACACCAGTTTACAGTGATGCTCTCAAAGAAAAATCTGGAGATAATGTTGAGGTTACTAGGCTTAGTCATCAtgttgaggatgatgaaagAACTTTCAGCATTTTAATTCGAGGGAAGAGAAACCGAAAGCAAACTTTAAGAGTGCCAATAAGTTTGCTTAGAAGACCTCATTGTTCACAATCATTCAAAGTTGCATACAGCAGAGTTTTGCGAGACAGTGAAATTTCTAGGCCCTTGACATCTTGTGAAACTAACTTAGCAACATGA